One part of the Longimicrobiaceae bacterium genome encodes these proteins:
- a CDS encoding UPF0182 family protein, with the protein MSTRRAGLVGLAGAVVLVFLVLTLGPGAVGFTVNWLWFREIGFEVVYRTELITRAALFLGVGAVSFAWLYLNLRMAQRGAVLNPTVLRLGMGTSHVNVAEVLRRFRVPLSLLLALLIAGGAAGGWLGVLRWMHRVPFGVSDPVFGRDVGFYVFTLPVISTVLGILFTLTVLALLLAGLLYWLRRDIIVAPGHVRVEASAGMHLGMLLALAFVLTALTLWLVRIPGLLYSTTGPMVGASYTDLHATLPALRIMAGVALVAAVLVVVGAVRRELFRFALMALGGYAVLSVLARGVYPAVIQNFVVDPTELSREAPQLRHHIAATRRAWGIENVEVRDLTGGAGLTLADIRANAPTIGNVRLWDRAPLLQTFGQLQEIRTYYDFVSVDDDRYWIDGEYRQVLLSPRELNPASLPTRTFINEHLTFTHGMGLALGPVNRRTAEGLPVLFIRDLPPESDVSLQVTRPQIYYGELTNQAVFVHTRQPEFDYPAGEQNIFTAYQGAGGVPIGSWLRRIVFASYFGSSKVLLSGDLTRESRVLYHRNVVERARRALPFLTFDGDPYMVIDEAGTLQWILDAYTKSERYPYAQRLADGTSYMRNSVKVVIDAYHGSVRAYVMDPAEPIVRTYARAFPGIFRPIGEMPADLRAHLRYPEDLYRVQTTLHTTYHMDEPDEFYHREDQWQIPTLGAEEQANPFAFMRRIIMRLPDEEGAEFIFMTPFTPRQKDNMAAWMVARSDGEHYGELRVYRFPKQSLVFGPRQIVNRINQDTEISRQISLWDQRGSEVLRGELLVLPVEESLLYVQPLYLRAQGGQIPELKRVIVAYQSRVVMEETLEDALAALFGGAGTIPPPAEEPAGGLV; encoded by the coding sequence ATGTCGACCCGCCGTGCCGGACTCGTGGGCCTTGCCGGGGCCGTCGTCCTGGTCTTCCTCGTCCTCACCCTCGGCCCGGGGGCCGTGGGGTTCACGGTCAACTGGCTCTGGTTCAGGGAGATCGGCTTCGAGGTGGTCTACCGGACGGAGCTGATCACCCGCGCCGCGCTCTTCCTGGGCGTGGGCGCGGTCTCCTTCGCCTGGCTGTACCTGAACCTCCGCATGGCGCAGCGCGGCGCGGTCCTCAACCCCACCGTGCTGCGCCTGGGGATGGGCACCTCGCACGTCAACGTGGCCGAGGTGCTGCGGCGCTTCCGGGTCCCGCTCTCCCTGCTGCTGGCGCTGCTGATCGCCGGCGGCGCGGCGGGGGGGTGGCTGGGAGTTCTCCGGTGGATGCACCGCGTCCCATTCGGGGTGAGCGACCCGGTGTTCGGGCGCGACGTGGGATTCTACGTCTTCACCCTCCCGGTGATCTCCACTGTGCTGGGGATTCTCTTCACGCTCACCGTCCTCGCCCTTCTCCTGGCGGGGCTCCTCTACTGGCTGCGCCGCGACATCATCGTGGCCCCGGGGCACGTGCGCGTGGAGGCCTCCGCGGGGATGCACCTGGGGATGCTGCTGGCGCTCGCCTTCGTGCTCACGGCGCTGACCCTCTGGCTGGTGCGGATCCCCGGACTGCTGTACTCCACCACCGGACCGATGGTGGGGGCCAGCTACACCGACCTGCACGCCACGCTCCCCGCCCTCCGCATCATGGCCGGCGTGGCGCTCGTGGCGGCGGTGCTCGTGGTGGTGGGGGCGGTGCGCCGGGAGCTCTTCCGCTTCGCGCTCATGGCGCTGGGGGGGTACGCCGTCCTCTCCGTCCTGGCGCGGGGCGTGTACCCGGCCGTGATCCAGAACTTCGTGGTGGATCCCACCGAGCTCTCGCGCGAAGCGCCGCAGCTGCGGCACCACATCGCCGCCACGCGGCGCGCCTGGGGGATCGAGAACGTGGAGGTGCGCGACCTCACCGGGGGCGCGGGGCTCACGCTGGCCGACATCCGCGCCAACGCCCCCACCATCGGCAACGTGCGGCTGTGGGACCGGGCGCCGCTGCTGCAGACGTTCGGGCAGCTGCAGGAGATCCGCACCTACTACGACTTCGTCTCGGTGGACGACGACCGGTACTGGATCGACGGAGAGTACCGGCAGGTCCTGCTCTCGCCGCGCGAGCTCAACCCGGCGTCGCTCCCCACGCGCACCTTCATCAACGAGCACCTCACCTTCACGCACGGGATGGGGCTGGCGCTGGGGCCGGTGAACCGGAGGACGGCGGAGGGGCTCCCCGTGCTCTTCATCCGGGACCTCCCGCCGGAGTCCGACGTCTCGCTCCAGGTCACCCGCCCGCAGATCTACTACGGCGAGCTCACCAACCAGGCGGTCTTCGTCCACACCCGGCAGCCAGAGTTCGACTACCCCGCCGGGGAGCAGAACATCTTCACCGCCTACCAGGGCGCGGGGGGCGTGCCGATCGGCTCGTGGCTGCGCCGCATCGTCTTCGCCTCCTACTTCGGCTCCTCCAAGGTGCTGCTCTCGGGAGACCTCACCCGCGAGAGCCGGGTGCTGTACCACCGCAACGTCGTGGAGCGGGCCCGGCGCGCCCTCCCCTTCCTCACCTTCGACGGCGACCCGTACATGGTCATCGACGAGGCGGGGACGCTGCAGTGGATCCTGGACGCGTACACGAAGAGCGAGCGCTACCCCTACGCCCAGCGCCTGGCGGACGGCACCAGCTACATGCGCAACAGCGTGAAGGTGGTGATCGACGCGTACCACGGCAGCGTGCGGGCCTACGTGATGGACCCCGCCGAGCCCATCGTGCGCACCTACGCGCGCGCCTTCCCGGGGATCTTCCGGCCCATCGGTGAGATGCCGGCCGACCTGCGGGCGCACCTCCGCTACCCGGAGGACCTGTACCGCGTGCAGACGACGCTGCACACCACTTACCACATGGACGAGCCGGACGAGTTCTACCACCGCGAAGACCAGTGGCAGATCCCCACGCTGGGCGCGGAGGAGCAGGCCAATCCGTTCGCGTTCATGCGGCGCATCATCATGCGCCTCCCGGACGAGGAGGGGGCGGAGTTCATCTTCATGACCCCCTTCACCCCCCGCCAGAAGGACAACATGGCGGCGTGGATGGTGGCGCGCAGCGACGGCGAGCACTACGGCGAGCTGCGGGTGTACCGCTTCCCCAAGCAGAGCCTGGTGTTCGGGCCGCGGCAGATCGTCAACCGCATCAACCAGGACACCGAGATCTCGCGGCAGATCTCCCTCTGGGACCAGCGCGGGTCGGAGGTGCTCCGCGGAGAGCTGCTGGTGCTCCCGGTGGAGGAGTCGCTCCTCTACGTGCAGCCGCTGTACCTGCGCGCGCAGGGAGGGCAGATCCCGGAGCTGAAGCGGGTGATCGTGGCGTACCAGAGCCGGGTGGTGATGGAGGAGACGCTGGAGGACGCGCTCGCCGCCCTCTTCGGGGGCGCGGGGACCATCCCCCCGCCGGCCGAGGAGCCCGCGGGAGGGCTGGTGC